One genomic window of Hydra vulgaris chromosome 03, alternate assembly HydraT2T_AEP includes the following:
- the LOC136078826 gene encoding uncharacterized protein LOC136078826 — MPCSTHSLNLAGVHSAESLVEVKNYFGRVLSIYNLFTGSPSRWKVLIETTGLSRHQTSQTRWSARIEAVKPLVKRSREILESLKKLRDFDLTADQLNEVKSLEKWVHSFEFIVMTTFWYKTLQSINYVSLALQSENISLDDEMKLIKTLIEDLNRLRSSWTSILNEARLIASGLASFGFQSEFVKKRTKKRKTFHEEVRNTAHFHEDEAKEFEVSVFNTAFDTLIQQVSDRFQAAEKTTNMFSFLWSLKSLVMSNEEESEESVEASIQLEEKCKVLAQIYATDVEEEKLIKEVRHLDALKRSNLFGPKESLTSMTLLNGIYQKGLQPLFESVCILLRIFNTIPVSVAEGERSFSKLALVKTALRSTMSQERLTNLLVISIEHDLAKKLCYGEVISKFAMSKARKINFL, encoded by the coding sequence ATGCCATGCAGCACTCATAGTCTCAACCTTGCTGGTGTTCATTCTGCTGAATCTTTGGTTGAAGTCAAGAACTACTTTGGCCGAGTCCTGTCTATTTACAATCTTTTCACTGGAAGCCCTAGTCGGTGGAAAGTCTTGATTGAAACCACTGGTTTGTCCCGTCATCAAACGTCGCAAACCAGATGGAGTGCGCGAATCGAGGCCGTGAAGCCGTTAGTCAAGCGATCCAGGGAAATCCTCGAATCTTTGAAAAAGCTCCGCGATTTTGATCTAACAGCTGATCAATTGAATGAAGTAAAATCTCTGGAGAAGTGGGTTCATTCATTCGAGTTCATCGTAATGACAACCTTTTGGTATAAAACGCTTCAATCAATCAACTACGTGAGCCTTGCACTCCAATCAGAAAATATATCCTTGGACGACGAGATGAAACTCATTAAGACTCTTATTGAAGATCTAAATCGACTGAGATCATCTTGGACCAGCATCCTTAATGAGGCACGTTTGATAGCATCTGGTCTTGCTTCTTTTGGTTTTCAATCAGAATTTGTGAAGAAGAGGACGAAAAAAAGGAAGACCTTTCACGAAGAGGTGAGGAACACCGCTCATTTCCATGAAGACGAAGCAAAAGAGTTTGAGGTGAGCGTATTCAATACCGCTTTTGATACTCTTATTCAGCAGGTCAGCGATAGATTCCAAGCTGCTGAGAAGACGACGAATATGTTTTCCTTCTTGTGGTCATTGAAATCTCTTGTTATGTCAAATGAAGAAGAATCAGAAGAAAGTGTTGAAGCATCTATCCAATTGGAGGAGAAATGCAAGGTCTTGGCACAAATCTACGCGACCGATGTTGAGGAAGAGAAACTTATTAAAGAGGTCCGCCACCTCGATGCTCTGAAGCGATCCAATCTTTTTGGTCCTAAAGAATCTCTCACTTCCATGACGTTATTGAATGGAATATACCAGAAAGGTCTTCAGCCGCTCTTCGAATCAGTCTGCATTTTGCTGCGCATCTTCAACACCATCCCTGTTTCTGTTGCGGAAGGCGAGAGATCTTTTAGTAAGCTTGCTCTAGTTAAGACAGCTTTAAGGTCTACAATGAGCCAAGAACGACTCACGAATCTTCTGGTTATTTCCATTGAGCATGATCTTGCCAAAAAGTTGTGCTACGGTGAAGTGATTTCCAAATTCGCCATGAGTAAAGCTCGAAAGATCAATTTCCTCTGA
- the LOC136078827 gene encoding uncharacterized protein LOC136078827: MSGFKKKDSGCQVGTENDVTDISESSGEPLSKVGMVAVNEENILVLPTEEPIATILSNDPALWAAHLSKVERDSVLLQGLPRNPSAFPKDSNKKKVPESIFYETFLNGEKTCRDWLVWSVSKKSFMCFPCSLFGSKQSFGIGHQSHLLRWNDGISCNWHKLPEKVKSPQNNTQHRNFYIEWKTALESLENQSGIDAALENSIRNEAARWREIPRCILDVTLFLASRNLSFRGLSKMIGEDDNGNFLAILELLAKHNKTLQLHLEEVSRCQQEGNKMNAHYLRWSTQNEFIKECGGIVHGAIINEAHMAIYYSILVDGTPDVSHTEQITFVLRFVYFGNDKKWTVKERFLRVENLEKKIGADIAKLIMDVLEQNGIELKNCRG; the protein is encoded by the exons atgtctggttttaaaaagaaagattcTGGTTGTCAA gttgGAACTGAAAACGATGTCACTGACATTTCTGAAAGCTCGGGAGAGCCCCTATCAAAAGTCGGAATGGTAGCTGTGAATGAAGAGAATATTTTG GTGTTGCCAACAGAAGAACCCATCGCTACCATTCTTTCCAATGATCCTGCTTTGTGGGCAGCACATCTTTCCAAAGTGGAAAGAGATTCTGTGCTTCTACAGGGGCTTCCTCGAAATCCTTCAGCTTTCCCGAAAGATTCTAATAAGAAGAAGGTTCCTGAATCAATTTTCTACGAAACTTTTCTCAACGGGGAGAAGACATGCCGAGATTGGCTGGTCTGGAGTGTATCTAAGAaatcatttatgtgctttccgTGTTCTTTGTTTGGAAGCAAACAATCTTTTGGGATCGGACACCAGTCGCACCTTCTAAGATGGAATGATGGAATAAGCTGCAACTGGCACAAGCTACCTGAGAAAGTCAAAAGTCCCCAGAATAACACCCAGCATCGAAACTTTTACATAGAATGGAAAACGGCGCTAGAAAGCTTAGAAAATCAAAGCGGAATAGATGCAGCTCTTGAAAACTCGATAAGAAATGAAGCAGCCAGGTGGCGTGAAATTCCACGATGCATCTTAGATGTTACTCTTTTTTTAGCGTCACGAAACCTTAGTTTCAGAG gtTTATCAAAAATGATTGGAGAAGACGACAATGGTAACTTTCTAGCTATCCTAGAGCTCTTGGCCAAGCACAACAAGACTCTCCAACTACACTTAGAAGAAGTTTCCCGCTGCCAACAAGAAGGTAACAAAATGAATGCCCATTACTTGCGCTGGAGCACTCAAAATGAATTCATCAAAGAGTGCGGAGGAATCGTTCACGGTGCCATCATCAACGAAGCTCATATGGCCATCTACTATTCCATTCTTGTGGACGGGACTCCGGACGTCTCTCACACCGAGCAAATCACCTTTGTTCTCCGCTTTGTATACTTTGGTAATGACAAAAAATGGACCGTGAAGGAGCGCTTTCTGAGGGTCGAGAATCTTGAAAAAAAGATAGGTGCTGACATTGCCAAGCTTATTATGGACGTCTTAGAACAAAATGGAATCGAACTCAAAAACTGCAGAGGTTAA